Sequence from the Mixophyes fleayi isolate aMixFle1 chromosome 4, aMixFle1.hap1, whole genome shotgun sequence genome:
aaacttcTTCTAGAGACTCTACACaatgaaacaaaaacagaacTAATGTCTGATAGAAATTACATCAGATACTTTGTAGTGTAACAGCGCCACCTTCTGTCCAACAAGCTACTTGCAGCTGAGATGTCAGTTTTATTTTAGAGCCCGCCTTCCCTTGTCAGTGCACAGCtgcattctgggagatgtagttctggTAGCAGGTGGAAGCAGTTCTAAACAGAGCATGTAAAACTGTGGGCTATagcctttatttttttaataatccaGCAACCTTTCTCTGGCCACATACTGGATACCATAGAAAATGGTTTGGGAAACTGCAGCTCTTCAGTTAGGGCAGGCTGGGATTTGTAAATTCTACAATGACacacaagacaatgcaaaaactttaattcatgcagtAATTATCTTCCACATTGACTTCTGCCataccatccttactggtcttccccaaatcagactctcattcctaaaatctattttgaaagatgcgactagattgattttacttccaaattgttcttccactgctgatctgcactgtcagtctctacattggatgCCTGTTTTATACAGAATACAAGATAAAATACTCctaataacatacaaggccatcaacataactgcaccaatatacatctcttcacttgtctcaaaatatcctccaactcgacacctctgttctgcgtctctcatccacactcattacctgcagCCATTCCCAGTTATAAGacctttttttcgggctgcacccaccttGTGGTATTCTCTCTCTCACAATGAGTCTTTTTTCTAGTCAcaatttcaagcgttctctgaaaaccacctcttcagacaagcttataaaattcctcagccaccatcttaccctctctaggttaccctattaccaccctttacacataAGACAACcactctctgaccccctgacaagcattgctgtgtgtctggatcaTATAGCTCACAAAGCACTTttatctttgcaatctggctgagcctatatgcaatatgtagcacctagcctcatgtattaaactgctgcataattgccaacatgggcaagatgattccaGGGAGGCCCgtggtgcaggtgggtgtgtgggggcacgGCTGgaagaattgtgtcattagccccgccccAAAACAGACATCACTACCCTGAACCAATAGGAACAGGGGGTGGGTCCACAATGCTGGGTCCATGACGTCACTAGGCCCCACCACCTccgtttagtttacacagccgTCCAGGATCAGGGAGAACTGCCTGCACTCCTGGGAGAACtcacagaaattcgggagtcgtccggacattccgggagagtaggcaactatgaacttctgttgtccaatagattgtaagcataCAAGCTCTGCCCAGCAGTGAGAGTATTCGGACCGCTGATGGTCGGTGACGCCAGGGAGCTGAGCATCGCTccagtgacatttttttttttttttaattgcttgaAAAAAAGATTTTCAATTGCTACAATTAACTCTTTATTACCCATTCCAAATGACTCTTCACTGCATTCAGCAAATGGTTAaatcagggccaccaagaggaggTTCAGGCCGTAACTACAACTAATTGGAGAGTCTGACATCTGTCCAATCAAATTCTGGCTGGACCTGTTTAAtctaaaaaagtttaaataacgTTATGCAATCTTTATGGCCCCAACCGCCCTCAGCACCGGGTTGACCGATGAATGCAGGGGATAAGATATTAAGGAACAATGGGGTACAAGGGCTCCCAAACCTCCAGTGCCTGGGGGAGACAACTTCTCCTGTGATGAGATTCTTCTTTACACTTCGACACACTACAAGAATCATCAAGGACCagctcttttattttaaatacatcatAATATAGCATAAATCAGACCGAAACATATATCAACAAATTGATTAcgttttataaataattatgaGATCAGGAATCTCAAGCTGAAAAAAGTGCAAATTCCGAGGTGTAATAAATACTCTTTTATCCCGTAGGTATCTCTTAAAGGCAAATTGTCAAAGAACAATAATTCCCACTTATGCTTATAAGCAGACAAAACAGAATAAAACCTCTAAAGAATACAGCCGGCTACATTATGAAACGTGACTCTGCAGTGAGATATATTTCAGAGCAGGGCCTTtagttactaatatatatatatatatatatatatatatatatatatatatatatatatatatctatatcatacacacacacacacacacatatatactgagagagagaaaaagtTGCATAGTATGCAGCTATAAGGAGGTAGATGTCACAACAAcggaacacttaggggtatatttactaaactgcaggtttgaaaaagtggagatgttgcctatagcaaccaatcagattctacaaaatgacagctagaatctgattggttgctataggcaacatctccactttttcaaacccgcagtttagtaaatattgccCTTAAACTATTAAGAGAGAGAGGTCATCTCCAGCATCTCCTTTCTCTTTAGACAGTGACTTTGTACGGTCGCACTGGTGAGGTTTGTGCAGTGTCTTATAATACAGCACAGTACAGACAGCCCAATGACCGCTATCAGCAAAGCCAGGAAACCAGGTGTCACCTGGGAAACGTCAAATAGATCCCAGGTAAAGAAAAGGAACGTGGTCATCCCCAGGCAGAGCCCTGCCAGGCTTATAACATTTAGGCCCAACACAAACTTCCACAAGATGTCCTCCTGGGAATATTGAGCAAAGATGGACGTTAGGATTCCCATTATAACGATGACCAGTGAAGAGTAAGTTAAGATAATGGCCAAGACAAGTCCATATCGAGTGGTTTCTCCTGCTGGGAGCAGATCCTCCAGCTGGGTTATAGAGTAACAATCGCTGTGATTTTTACTGTACAAGTAGTTGTAGAATCCAATCTTCTTGCAGCCGGAGACAACGAGGTCACCAGCTCCGATAATCAAGGCGTACACAAGGAGAGCGCAGACGATGCTCTGTATAAAGATGACCACGTAGCCCAACCTAGAGCTTAGACACCTCTTCTGCCACCCAAACATTCTGCTCCAGGGAAGATTTATCCTACAAGAAAGcaacaaaattataatttattgGAATAAAAGATCATTGTTATTACAGAACTATCATTTGTTATCAAATAAGCTCCAGGTTCTGTAGTTCACATTGTGGTATAAACCAGAGATAGTCCTTAGTCTGAGTTATGTTTTATTTGAAGGAATCCTGACATTTTTCATCATCTTTGATCACTAGGGGGCACTGTTTTGTTGATctctaaataataatttatttagctgCAGCTAAGCGGCATTACAGCCCCCACTCATATGTGAATGAATGAAAATATGCACTGTAGCGTCCTACAAACGAGTCATAGCAGGGGTTAACTTGCCAGTGGAACCGATATAGTATAACAGGTACCACCCGGCGTCTCTGCCATACTTAATGTCACACATGGGAACTAGCTCCTATCGCTTCCCTGCAGTCCAATTGTGAGATCAGTTGGGAGATCGGTCCCACTAAGCAATGTCCCTTCAATGCCACGTCTGTTTTAATGGGAGTGAAAGGGGGTTGGAGGCACCATGCCCCTGGGGGGATATGACACGCCTCCAATATGAGATAACCACACCCTGTGTTTAATGTGCGCTGCGCAATCTTTCCCGTGTCTTATATCACAAatgtagggcatacttgccaacctttgcatAGTTAATTATGGGAGAACCTGGGCAAGGGGGcctggttggagggcgggagggggcgaggcATGGTCATCTGCGTCATTTTGAatccgcccccgcgacaaaatttCATTTTATTGCTGGGGGTTTTTGTATAAGGTCCATCCCCTTTGAGGTTCACAAATCAGTACTTCCCTGCCAGACTAGGGATAGTTGGGAGATATGAATATCTGAATACTTCCCTCTTCTGGGAGTGGAATTGTTTTATCGTTATTGCATTGGGCGGCACAGTGGCAAGCATTGCTGCCTCGCAGTGCTAGGACCATGGGTTCTTTTCAAACCAGGCCCCTATctatgtagagtttgtatgttctccccgtgattgtgttggtttcctccgggtgctgatTTCTCTGGAACGCGCTGTGCGATATGCTTGCCCTTCACAAATAAAACAGttactacaggtgttgtgaaattacaagccccagcatgctttgccagtagataactggctgatagctggcaaagcatgctggggcttgtagtttcccaacacctggagtgtcacaggttagccatcactgcactaCACCATTCTCGCCCACTCTCCCCGAATGTTCAGGAgcctcccgaattccgggtaggtctcccggtcGGGCAGGAAATTCTCCCACAACCTGCCTGTAGGGAGCCTAAATTATGCGATTTGCAGCACCCCgcccccgggatctcccagagagcAACAATGGACAGTCAGCACCTGTGCACTACATCCCTCTTGTGACTGTGCTGGCTGGAAAACGTCTGCACAGAGAGTAGCACAAAGAGAAAGTGAAAGACTGATAAAGACTCCACGGGGCTCTAGGCAAAATACTGGGTGGACCATCTTACCCATActagcctactctcccagaatttcgggGAGAGCAGGCATTCTCCGGAACGTGATGGGGTGGGGCTTAGTTATGCAATTTCACATCAtctagccccaccccctgctttgAAATGTGAATTTTAGAATTTctcagcaggggcggggctacgGTGATGTAATaacatcaccacgccccctcctaccttctgtcacatgacctctgctcCAAGATCTTCCAGAGCAGTTGTCAAGTGTGATcttaaccatacttaccaacttataGTTACTACTTTACATCATTAAGTCCTCAGCTCAGTAGccgattaggaacattttaatggggaaaaaatgcCCCCCTGCTCCTGCTGTGATCTTTGGAAAATCTATGAAGCAAAtcctaattattattgttattttattcataaagcaccagcatattctCTCTGACCTGAAAGGCCgtaaagaataaaacatttggTGTAGGAGAAAATTTATCTAAACCCAGATCAAAGTACAACTCTGTTTTGACATAATAACTGATGTGGCTGAGGAGTCCTGGAGGCAGGGAGTGCAGTGTAGCTGCTCTGACGACAGAAGCCAAAGTTCAGAAACTAGAGGCTGGTTAGACTCTGTCCTTAGGAAACCGCCAGTGACACCGCATCAAATGCAATCGTCTGTGGAGGATATTACATTGAGCACTTTGCCTTCGTTTGCAAGGGGAGGACCAATAGTTTTTTCCACCACATACATGTTATTACCGGTTCTAAAAGATGATTTATAGCGCCAGTGGGTACAGGGTCCTTAAGCAGGAAAATGTAACGTTCAGCGCTCAAGATGTGTTGAACTAGAATCCCTATAATGTTTAGTAACAAGTTTATTGCTAGACAAATAAAGGCTTTTTAAATAGCATTGTTCATGGAAGACTACGGTAACTATATGAAATATATGCTATTGCTTCTCCACTTTTTGAGGCACTACAAGTTACAGCACATCCAGTCaggcacaaatataaaacaaaaacagaaagggAATATTTGGGCAAATAGCCACCATCTTATCATCATCGtcagtttatatagcaccactaattccgcagcgctgtacagagaactcacatcagtccctgcccccattggagcttacagtctaaattccctaacatgcacagacagagagaccaagtgcaattttgatagcagccaattaacctaccggtatggtttttgagtgtgagaggaaaccagagcacccggaggaaacccatgcaaacacggggagaacatacatactccacatagataaggtaatggccgggaattgaactcatgaccccagggctgtgaggcagaagtgctaaccactgagcctatACATATTAAACACATATACCGTCATATTACACagacaaaaatattttactgtactGTAAGGGCACATACCCACTGCCATTTTTAAAGTGCGAATTACATTCATTTTTAAC
This genomic interval carries:
- the TMEM140 gene encoding transmembrane protein 140 yields the protein MFGWQKRCLSSRLGYVVIFIQSIVCALLVYALIIGAGDLVVSGCKKIGFYNYLYSKNHSDCYSITQLEDLLPAGETTRYGLVLAIILTYSSLVIVIMGILTSIFAQYSQEDILWKFVLGLNVISLAGLCLGMTTFLFFTWDLFDVSQVTPGFLALLIAVIGLSVLCCIIRHCTNLTSATVQSHCLKRKEMLEMTSLS